Sequence from the Montipora foliosa isolate CH-2021 chromosome 12, ASM3666993v2, whole genome shotgun sequence genome:
AAAAGATGGGACCAAAGGCGTAGAAACCATCCCGTGGCATTTTTATTGTATTGGGGAGGCAAAAGCCTTCATGACTCTTACACTACGAGAAtgagcggggggggggggggggactccaaTATAAataggggagggatgctcgtcgtctcgcttaggggtgtaaatttcggattttggtctcacttagggtgttctgggcaaaacgccatcatatatagccgtgaaggtcttctttagggttgcgcgccaAGAAATAtgaaagtgtatatttacacttttatatttctttacgtaggtgaaagtattagatgataatgtctttgccatcattaaaagtcactgtattttttatatatccgtgttttaatatggtctcttttaggggtcaaaaaaaggctggtccacgcccagattggtctcctttaggggtttaatttaaaatttctgatgagcatccctcccctttttaaaTGAGagtcccctcccccctcccaccctcccCCCCACCCAGGCGAAAATGCAACAAGAAAACTAACGATTCCCGGATCCACATGAAGTTACGGAAGAACGGAAAATCGGAAAATAACGGCACATTTAACGAGTGAATGTTCTGTGACCTCGCTTTTGCAGCCTTTCCCAAGATGAACAGATTCAAAACGTGAACCAAAATAATGAATTAAATCGTACGCATACGAATTTTTGCGAACTTGAGTGGGTTGCTCGAATCATAGTTACCGCTAAACCTGGCTCTAGGCGTATGAGAACCAAGACGTGTGTTGGTGGTATTTAAGGAGCTTAAAAAGGATAAGGAGAACGATATGATAATAGTTTTTACGAGAAAAACCAGTAGAAAGATTTTAGTATCGCGTTTGCGGGAAACGTCGggcaaaaaactttttttcctgttAGCAATAGATATAAAGTACCATATCAAAAGAGGGAGGCGAGTTATAAGACAGTTTTCTTACTCTTGTCATAAGTAGAAGCCTGCAGTTTCTTCGTTTGCCCGGTCCTGAATTTCTCAAATAGGAAGTTTAAGCAATGGCAATCTCAACGAAAGCGTCACTCCAAACTATAACTTCGCGCTATCCATCTTTTTGACCTTGTGCagtacgggcgaactatccatgttttaattaaagtaaagatagcgaatgaatggttcattgttgtaTGATCacgtcgtcaaaacctaaaattccAGTTGTAATAACGTGGATGTCAAATTACTCCTTAAATGCTTGCAGACATCGGATCCTCGGCCAGGTACGGAATAGAGTTTTAAtgttggcgcgaaatttcagcgtttataattttacaagcaaaatgaccatgttgccatggcaacttttcctacagtgccaaaatggcgtcttatgaacgtaatttgtcacccattaTATCAATAGTCAATgaaatggtatactcgtgaagTTACTCCCatatagcccactttcgatatattaaaattcagtcctaaacaaaagacatcatctcgaggctctggggaataaaaataaggatttgtatgagtatattccccagagcctcgacatgatgctttttgtttaggtatgaattttaatatatcgaaagtgggctatttcaCCAGTTACCATTTGATTAATGTGCACGGAAATTCATGCTGCACATGCAGCACTGTAAGATCCTTTTTTTCTAACCAATAAGATTCTGGCTTTGTGTCGTTGCCGGAGCCGTTGTCTTTGCTGATACTCCCCTCCGCAGCGCGTCAGGAGACAGAGTTTGGTTGTTGATGGCAGCTCGTCATCCCCAAACCAGCAACCTCCTGCAGCAACAGCAACAGATCTAGACCAGCCTGCCGTTTTACCTTCACCGGTAATGGATCAGCTGGTGTCGGGGGTAATAGAGGAAGTGACCAAGCGGTTGCAGCCATTGCTCTCAAATTTAGGCTCATTGGCCCAGCAAGCACAAAGTCCCCCCTCCACATCATCGCAAGCACCTGCCGTGTCACTCCCTGTGGAACAGTCCACTTTTTTACAGTCTTCTGGACCCAACATCCACCAAGCCCAAGGGCATGCTGCCATGCAAGATACAGTCGAGGTACCTGCTGTTCACGATGGCGTCCAGTCAGTCCTAGCCTGCCTGTCAGTTGCAGATTTTCAAACAACTGGCACCAGCTTACATGCACAGAGCTCCCACGGTCATACCTCCTCATCTGCAGCCGCTGAGTTGGCTTCCGTAGCTTCCTTTTTTACTTCGCTCCAGTCTTCAGCCCTCATCTATACCAACTTATCAGCGTGCTTGGAAGCTTTTCCATTAGTTTTTTGTATCTATTTTTCATCATCCTTTTCGAGCATTGCCTATTTCACCTTCCATTTTGGCCTTATTTATCGCTTATTTGTTCCGTTCACAGTATGCTCCATCCACTGTGATGACATATGTGTCATGTTGGGGTTACTGCCCTACGCTGAAGGGCTTTTCAGATCCCTCTAAAGTTTTTTATGTTGCTTAAATGCTTAAAGGTTTTGACAAAGTTGGCTTTCGCCTTGATAGTCGTCTTCCAATTAcactgccattttggataaatTGATCTCAGTGTCACCTTCCTTGGTCGTTTCTCCTTATTAAATTTGTCAATTTCAGGCGATGTGTTCACTGGCATTCTTTGCATTTTTACGAATTGGTGAAATGACTTCAACTAGTGGGCGGAGTGATATTTCTCCCTTACAAATTTCGCATATTAGTAAGTTGCTCAGCTCTTCAAGGGATTTGATTGCTTTCAAGATTACttttggtaattttaaacatagctACAATGTTCGCCCTTTTTCCATTTTGGTGTCTCATCAGCCACAATCTTGCCCTGTTGAACTTTTGGCCAAGTATTTAGCAATGCGAGGACCCCGACCGGGTGCTCTCTTCATTACAGTGGATGGGGCTCCAGTTTCTAGATCTCATTTTTCCAATAAGTTGTCATCTGCCATACAGTTTTGTGGCCTGTCCCCCCTCAGTTTACAAGGGGCACAGTTTTCGAATTGGTGCTGCTTCTCATGCTGCAGATGAGGGATTGTCTGATGCTCAAATCCGCCTCTTAGGGCGATGGGAATCTAATGCATTTCTTAATTATCTTCGAACGCCTAGTCTTTGCTCTTAAAGCTGTAATTTTCTAACCATCTAGCGGGAGCAATTTGCCTCAGTTTACTATTTTCTTCCACCTACAGTATTAACTAGCATGGGCGGTTCTTACTTTTGGTGTACCTTTAATATTCTTTCTTATTACTTGAGTAGGGAAGGTTCGTGTAAATTGTTCATTAATACAGGATTATTCATTGTTGATCCGGGGCATTAGCTAGCATGGGCAGCTCTTGCTTTCGGTTGGCATTGTGTCGAATGCATCAAGGAAGTTAAGTGAGGTGTCCAAGCCTTTTTTCACATATTTTGTTTAGTACCCTAATGTTGATCCGGGGCATTAGCTAGCATGGGCGGCTCTTACCTCTGGTCGGCATTATCTCGATTACATTCCGACAGTTTATTTAAAGGCCTAATCCTTATTATACTTATGTCTTTTCTTATCCTAATGTTGATCCAGGGCATAAGCTAGCATGGGCGGCCCTTTGCTGTGGGTCAGCATTATctacattacatttacaggCCTAATCCTCATTATATTTCTTTTCAAATCCTAATGTTGGTCCAGGGCATTAGCTAGCATGGGCGGCTCTTGCTTAGACTCAGCACTATCTAGATTTCTTTTCAAAAGTCTATTTAAAGGCCTAATGGTTTATTCTTGTGATTCGGAGCATTCGCTTGCATGGGCTGCTCTTGCTTCAGATTGTCATCATATAGTCTGAGTATTTTAAGAAAGGTTAAGAAACGGTTTAGTATtggtaatttaattatttttaacctTTAACCCCCAGAGGTTTTGTGTGGCTACATTGGTTGGGGGATACGTTCCCAATTTTTCCCatagggtttttttttgggttttcgtatcagGTAGTGCACACCTAATCCATTGAGGTAACAACTTTCATTTGAATTGGTTTTCTGGGCTGCGCTTGCCTGGGGTGGGGCGGCATGTGTATGGTCACATGCTTTGGCGTTTCcagtgccctcacctttactgggccaaACTTTGTATCAAAgatttgattgacagtatttttaaataaatgcgGCTATGGGATTCTGCCCATAGCCATTCACTCCATTTGTTGATTGCTTATATTTTGCCCAGTAAACATAGCTCAGGCAAGGCAGCATTTTTGGGTTGTGTATATAATTTATAAGGGAGAAAAGGCATAAAGGAAATATTTGCTCGCAAATagaatttttatgttttttctcCCCATTGTgtactttttatttctttgggGGCCTGGGACTTGGGGTGGCACTTATTAGGATTATAGCCAATACCCTTTAGGATACTTTTGCTTGCCAAGTGACCAGGCTTCCATGTGAGCGTCACTTCGTTTCATCTTGACGGTGGTTAAAGACGTGTTTTTCATCCCTCCTCCTCCCCTTGTCCCAGCCACCCCCTTTTTTCATATAATTCGATTGTATTTATGGCGTTTCcagtgccctcacctttactgggccaaACTTTGTATCAAAgatttgattgacagtatttttaaataaatgcgGCTATGGGATTCTGCCCATAGCCATTCACTCCATTTGTTGATTGCTTATATTTTGCCCAGTAAACATAGCTCAGGCAAGGCAGCATTTTTGGGTTGTGTATATAATTTATAAGGGAGAAAAGGCATAAAGGTAAATAAACATTTGGGCAGTATGCTTCCATAATGACTATTCCAGATTATTCATTAATGAGGTCCAACCCTTTTAAACTTCACAGTGCATATCAGGATGCTAGTACTTCATCTTGCTTTGTATCACAGGAACATCAACACTGTCAATACTGCTTTCACCTGTCTtgatgaataaaaaaataatgtttcagTAACAGTGTAGTACTTTAATTTTTACAAGTCGATCAGCTTGCATAGGTTGCCGGTAACTTAGCCTTGCTTAACCAAATAAAAATGAGATGAGATAATATGAGATAATCAGAGGAGATGAACTTCAGGGGGGAAGACATACACTGTATGGGTTATTGAGCaagtgtgaggtcaagatggctgaatatttgccaagttctttttttgtgtgtgtttacATATATGGACCAACACGAAGTCACGGTCCATAAACTCGCCAAAAAGAACGACGCCAATATCCAGGCATCTTAACTTAAcgataaaggatttattatatggcttttggGGAAATTTTTGTTGCGGGATATAACAAGTAGTCCCAAGTGGGGCAAGATAgcttcatcttgcccgctcgggtagccaattgCAGTgtgcgatttggttcatcttgcacGCTCATGGagctagccatataataaagggGAGTAATCAGAGGCCATAAGGGAATTTACTACTCACCTTGTAACAGGGATCCATATTCGCAGTTATCCGGTCATCCAGACGATCAAAAGACTTGTCTGCTGGAGGATTTAACTTTGGCACtacaaaaataaacatttcttaaaTTTTCTTATGAGACACTTGCATTCTAAATACTTATAACCTTTTTGAAACCTACAGAAAACGAAGAACAATTTGCAACTTTCTTTCTCGATAAAGTCATAATTTTGCCACTATTGTAAAGAATATGGTCGCAGGCTTACTTCCCCAGCTTACGACTTggagaagaaaaaacaattacGTGTTACAATGTACACAATGTAGGGTTCCTAAACAAAGGCAGCATTTGCGAGATGTCTACCAGCAAAAGAAAGTGCTTGTGCACTGGTAATAATAGTCTATTACATATCATCTGGAAGTATTAAGTCTGGAAACCGTGCACTActaccaaacaaacaaattaatctCTCTGTTAACTTATTTATTGAGCCTAGCAATAAAAAGAGGATGAcaatcattaattttcttttttttaactagaGAGATAATTCTTCCCATTTTTATATTGTCCAAAACTGTGtgtaataatttttctttacatAGTTAACAGCAAAAGGTCATTTGCCTGTACAGAATGTCTCATCGAAATGTACAGATTATTTCCAATGGTCAGAATATTATTCAAAGTGGAAGAGGCCCATACACTTATATGTTCTATTTGATGGTAAATAATAGCAATAAGAAACATTGCTACACATCGCTTACCGGCATTTTCACCGAAGAGTGCTTCATTTCCTTGTCTGTAGTCGGCAGATACTGTCTTCATTGGGTTAATGACATCAAATATTGAAGGCCCGGAATTTTCCTCTACGTCATTTGCTTGCCTCATAAGCAATGGAATATACACATTGTAGCAGATCATTCGTGTAATCGACTTTCGTCTATCGTCTATAATACAGCAGGCAGGAACACGTTTGCCACGCCAAGGGAAGAGCAGCAATTCAGTAGCTACATTCATGTCATCTGCATTGTGCGTAAAATTTCTAAACCTAGCGAGGAGGGTGAAGATGGCAAATTTACCCGGCAGCTGAAAGAGTTAATGGTTCCCGTAGAAATCCATGGAGAGTATTTTGAAGAAATGACGAAAGTCAACGCGAAGACGGATTTGCAACAATTGGGTGATGCTTTCGCCAAATTGAAAGTCGGGGACAACAACGAGTAACTCGAGAATCGTGGAGTTCTTCGACATTTGTTCCATGTTCATCTTAAAACTGATGATAAATGTTAGTTCTTAGAGTGTGGACTTTCTAGTATGGCTTAAAGGAAATTTGTACGATGATCTCGtaattttttgttatttgtaAGCGAAGTGAGCACCGTTTAAGTAACCGATTCATCTTAAGTTTGTCGAGTGACAATTAAGCTGTTTGCTTTCGTTTTGGGGTACACCATGTTTCGCCTGTCTGTGGCTAACTGACCTGAGTTTCCTTAGAGACATCCATAGAGTGATCTTTTAGTATATACTGTTTCAAGGAAGCTCGATGAAGGATTTCGTAATTCTTTGTTATTTGTGAGAGAATTAAGATCATCCGTTTAAGCAATATTGATCTCTAGTTCGCCGAGTGACAATTAAGCTGTTTGCTTTCGTTTCGGGGTACACCATGCTTCACTACTCTGTGGCTAACTGACCTCAGTTTCGGAAATTTTCCATCTCACCTGACTGGAGACCGTCATAGAAGTTAGAAAGTATTTGAGATTTAAAGTATTGTAATTCAGCGCCAATTTATGTCGTTTATATCCCGAGCAATGTGCTTTTCTTTGTAGATCgaataaaattcaaaatacaTGGTTAGACGTTTTCCCTGGATCAGTTATTTCACTTAATAGCCAGAAACTTgaattgttattttcttgccACTGCAACAGAAATAGATGATCCTTTCAAGATTTGTCAAGAGTGTCAACATAATATGCTTATGACAAATTGTACACAACCGTCGATTATTGAAACTATCTGTGCATTTACAACGCCAGTATGAAGAATCTCTACCCCTTTGAAGAAAACTAAAATGTTCATTTTCGTAAGTTTTAGAAAGACAAATTACGCTTTATATATCAGGGATATAGAAATGACTGGTGGAATAACTTGACTTTGTTCAAATACTAGCCCTCCTTTTGAAAGCTATATTTTGTCtgaaaaatatgcaaatgtttttaaaacaacCCATCCTTTAGCACTTTAATTTAAACCAATCAATtctgaccaagcttgttcggatATTGAaattgttctttgttttttgcgGGTTTAAGGACCTAGACTCTATATCCTGCTGGCCAATAGCAaaccatcttgaccgaacaagttTGGTCAGTAAAGGGTttattaaatggaaaattttaaacCTGCTTCGGCTTGatggaattttttctttcggGACTCGGCGCGTAATCCCGAGCGGACAAGAAAGTgttatcttgcccgctcgggtagccaatcacagtgcaggATTTGTTTCATCTTGCCCTCATAAAATAACAGATGTGACAAGAATTAACGCGCACTAGATACTAGTTCAGTGAACGATCAAGCGTCTGGGCGTTAGGCCAAGTCGAAGTACGAGCAAGGTGCAACATGAATCAAGCTGAGATCATTTTTGTGCAAACAGACCCTGCGTTCGACATAGTCCTTAAGTCTCTCACGGAGCTAAGTAATCAAAACCGTCTGCGAGTGACGCACATCCAAGCAGCAAACCTTACAGACATAGAAAGCAACGACGATAACGAAGTCCGCAGGTTCATGTTCGGTGGAGAAAGAAAAGCATACGCCAATACAGCATTTGGTCTAACGGCATCTGCAGTTGTACGTATGTGCATGCTAGAGGCAGCCGGTGTCCCACGACGTTTATGGCCGGCGATAGGTCCCGACGCTGATAGAAGAAACAGGGCGAAGCTACAGAATCCGTTCGAAGATCAGCCGCGACTATTTAGTCTTGCAAATAACAGGAATACAGCAAGACATTATTGGAGCAAATACGATCAACTCTACCCACACTTTCGGATAGAAGATGAAGTCAGACAAGTCGCCTTAAATGAGCAAGTTAGCATGCCCAGAATGATGCTTATCTTCAGGGAAAACTTCACTGAGGTTGTTGAGATTACGACTACATTTACTGCCACGCCAAGGGAAGAGCAGCAATTCAGTAGCTACATTCATGTCATCTGCATTGTGCGTAAAATTTCTAAACCTAGCGAGGAGGGTGAAGATGGCAAATTTACCCGGCGGCTGAAAGAGTTAAAGGTTCCCGTAGAAATCCATGGAGAGTATTTTGAAGAAATGACGAAAGTCAACGCGAAGACGGATTTGCAACAATTGGGTGATGCTTTCGCCAAATTGAAAGTCGGGGACAACAACGAGTAACTCGAGAATCGTGGAGTTCTTCGACATTTGTTCCATGTTCATCTTAAAACTGATGATAAATGTTAGTTCTTAGAGTGTGGACTTTCTAGTATGGCTTAAAGGAAATTTGTACGATGATCTCGtaattttttgttatttgtaAGCGAAGTGAGCACCGTTTAAGTAACCGATTCATCTTAAGTTTGTCGAGTGACAATTAAGCTGTTTGCTTTCGTTTTGGGGTACACCATGTTTCGCCTGTCTGTGGCTAACTGACCTGAGTTTCCTTAGAGACATCCATAGAGTGATCTTCTAGTATATACTGTTTCAAGGAAGCTCGATGAAGGATTTCGTAATTCTTTGTTATTTGTGAGAGAATTAAGATCATCCGTTTAAGCAATATTGATCTCTAGTTCGCCGAGTGACAATTAAGCTGTTTGCTTTCGTTTCGGGGTACACCATGCTTCACTACTCTGTGGCTAACTGACCTCAGTTTCGGAAATTTTCCATCTCACCTGACTGGAGACCGTCATAGAAGTTAGAAAGTATTTGAGATTTAAAGTATTGTAATTCAGCGCCAATTTATGTCGTTTATATCCCGAGCAATGTGCTTTTCTTTGTAGATCgaataaaattcaaaatgcaTGGTTAGACGTTTTCCCTGGATCAGTTATTTCACTTAATAGCCAGAAACTTgaattgttattttcttgccACTGCAACAGAAATAGATGATCCTTTCAAGATTTGTCAAGAGTGTCAACATAATATGCTTATGACAAATTGTACACAACCGTCGATTATTGAAACTATCTGTGCATTTACAACGCCAGTATGAAGAATCTCTACCCCTTTGAAGAAAACTAAAATGTTCATTTTCGTAAGTTTTAGAAAGACAAATTACGCTTTATATATCAGGGATATAGAAATGACTGGTGGAATAACTTGACTTTGTTCAAATACTAGCCCTCCTTTTGAAAGCTATATTTTGTCtgaaaaatatgcaaatgtttttaaaacaacCCATCCTTTAGCACTTTAATTTAAACCAATCAATtctgaccaagcttgttcggatATTGAaattgttctttgttttttgcgGGTTTAAGGACCTAGACTCTATATCCTGCTGGCCAATAGCAaaccatcttgaccgaacaagttTGGTCAGTAAAGGGTttattaaatggaaaattttaaacCTGCTTCGGCTTggtggaattttttctttcggGACTCGGCGCGTAATCCCGAGCGGACAAGAAAGTgttatcttgcccgctcgggtagccaatcacagtgcaggATTTGTTTCATCTTGCCCTCATAAAATAACAGATGTGACAAGAATTAACGCGCACTAGATACTAGTTACTCGGGCCCCGTAGGGGCTCGAGTTATAAAAgacgttagatttcagtttttttttttcctgtgcagcaaaatgcacaatagaaaaacgtggccgtgtttgattgggcaatgcacaatagaaagcacgtggcggtgttttgattgggtaatgcacaatagaagccacgtggcgctgtttactttggttatttaaagcaaaccacgtaatccaagatcatGAAGAGCTCTGTGATGCGTTGCTTGGATTATTGAAGATCGGcattgcgttggcttaatcgatttcgtcttggggcgctcaaagcacatacaaagaatggcatacgcttttcgcggtagacccacactaaaagatgtcaagcgtcagcttcgaaacgggtcgttccgcgaactgaatgaaacaagaatatactcgaatgtaactgaaatggacgcaactattgaaagtgatacaagtcaaaacactaattctttaataagcagcgggtaccttattgagaactactctaaagatgatagcgacaaagaaaataactccacaaacaaatggacgctatattggaatcttctgaagataaagtaaaaacatttgcacagcgaacaaatggcctcacgctggtaccattttcaccgcgaacaaatagcctcccgctcagtgtaccattgactacggagataagttttttgtctattacgtttttttctttttcattgttaaacagtttgtttcttgtaatggtctagcttatatccattgttcaaatagccatattagcgatcgtgttcactgccatcttgtgtgtatagttctgttctagtttcacaagatttgatgtcatcagtggaaaatgtgatcagctctttagaaaataactttgatgtagtttgaaaggctgtacagttatttgattctcagtgataataaagacttcattccgaaggagaaatacaggtctcgatgagcaaaagttgtttacttttgttttgatttgcgtgagcatcgacatagacgtgcccgagaaccaagcagaattacagagaaaaggctgagacgtctatttcATAGCAGCAGAAAGAGGAGGAAACATACAGGAACGTATTTGGGTAACAacgtaccgaggtcatccacatttcatcgtattactagcaaGGGAGATCACTTCCTCGTAAACACAGCAAAAATatctacctcaggtatgcgtttaaatctaagcacgtggtacagtgtatgtaccacttttccaaaaagcgtggatgaacaggtaaatgcaaaatgaaacttaaatttatgcagaaatcaggaatacccggtatgatttgtaaaataatgttttgttttctcagaaacgaaacgtatcaattttgaatttagggttaactatttacacagcgagttagagtggccaatcgaaacagagtgtgtaattggaaatctaaacatctacgagatacgaaaacaaacttgtgaacatgcacgtaaacctaaaatattccaaatcataatgctgacaaacacaaaggcgaaagaaatggattatgcataggacgttttgaatatctgaatggTTTTGGGTTAGatgaaagcgatatattgttaaaaattcccaagttatcccttttcgtgttaattagtaatgcaaacaagtcttagtaataaattggattaacgaggaaccagtgattgtaaagctagtaattgccatggttcgtatgtaacacgtAATTATGAgacgattcacggaaaacggaatttgaaatgttatgcaggggtaagtatttgaaggggtatttgtagactttattcttccatgtattgtgcacataaacgagtatatgtttttctctttaaatgtgattttactgccctatcagtaaaatacgattaatgacacgtgaccgtactcgcgttctttgtagtcggccgttcaaggtcataaaatcaacggttttgttgtaaataaaacgaggacataacgactttgttcccagatctcaaattataacgtacacctgcattggccaaatctctCATTCTCATTAttgctaaagagcacgtgtaatgcctacctgctaCGTAGTAGAACCTGtccaactggctactttaatagacagagtctagctataaaagcctcactCAGCCGTCCAAGGTTAACCtcgcagtttgtcttctatagtaaaccaactagctgtttgcaatttgttaaagtttttcccctccctccctttggggatgag
This genomic interval carries:
- the LOC137981222 gene encoding uncharacterized protein; translated protein: MNQAEIIFVQTDPAFDIVLKSLTELSNQNRLRVTHIQAANLTDIESNDDNEVRRFMFGGERKAYANTAFGLTASAVVRMCMLEAAGVPRRLWPAIGPDADRRNRAKLQNPFEDQPRLFSLANNRNTARHYWSKYDQLYPHFRIEDEVRQVALNEQVSMPRMMLIFRENFTEVVEITTTFTATPREEQQFSSYIHVICIVRKISKPSEEGEDGKFTRRLKELKVPVEIHGEYFEEMTKVNAKTDLQQLGDAFAKLKVGDNNE
- the LOC137981223 gene encoding uncharacterized protein produces the protein MNVATELLLFPWRGKRVPACCIIDDRRKSITRMICYNVYIPLLMRQANDVEENSGPSIFDVINPMKTVSADYRQGNEALFGENAVPKLNPPADKSFDRLDDRITANMDPCYKTGESSIDSVDVPVIQSKMKY